One window from the genome of Manis pentadactyla isolate mManPen7 chromosome 15, mManPen7.hap1, whole genome shotgun sequence encodes:
- the CHD9NB gene encoding CHD9 neighbor protein, with translation MGCHSSKNTTVAGEAQEPGEHPAGEKPDLEACPEAADGKDVSLKEGAPEQKS, from the coding sequence ATGGGATGCCACTCCAGCAAGAACACCACAGTGGCCGGGGAGGCCCAGGAACCCGGAGAACACCCTGCGGGAGAAAAGCCAGATCTGGAGGCCTGCCCTGAGGCAGCTGATGGCAAAGATGTCTCACTGAAGGAGGGCGCCCCTGAGCAGAAGAGCTGA